A part of Sander vitreus isolate 19-12246 chromosome 8, sanVit1, whole genome shotgun sequence genomic DNA contains:
- the e2f4 gene encoding transcription factor E2F4 encodes MMELESASNRGELGAVGDSLQPQTPSRHEKSLGLLTTKFVTLLQEAKDGVLDLKAAADTLAVRQKRRIYDITNVLEGIGLIEKKSKNSIQWKGVGPGCNTREIADKLIDLKAELDDLALRENELDQQRVWVQQSIKNVTDDSNNSPMAYIKHEDLCGAFKGDTLLAIRAPIGTQLEVPIPEAVLNGQRKYQIRLKSASGPIEVLLVNKDPSSASPVVLPVPPPDDILQSLPATTPTSHPSTAASQVSKAATSTKPGPATTSAPAANQTASVTEVTSATPLTPITDTPAAVTQQLQSSASLDGSASSSASAVFEPMKSNPSELLDFPKELSEMFDPTKEIMSGDLLEDLMSSEVFSPLLRLSPPPSDHDYIYNLDETEGLCDLFDVPILNL; translated from the exons ATGATGGAGCTAGAGTCGGCCAGTAATAGAGGCGAACTGGGAGCTGTGGGGGACTCGCTGCAGCCACAGACTCCCAGCAGGCACGAAAAGAGCCTGGGACTGCTCACGACTAAGTTTGTGACTTTACTACAGGAGGCGAAGGACGGAGTGCTGGATCTAAAAGCG GCTGCAGACACATTGGCGGTGCGACAGAAACGACGTATCTATGATATCACTAATGTTTTGGAGGGAATTGGACTGATCGAGAAGAAGTCCAAGAACAGCATCCAGTGGAA GGGTGTAGGTCCGGGATGTAACACCAGAGAGATCGCCGATAAGCTAATTGATCTGAAGGCCGAGCTAGATGACCTGGCTCTCAGGGAAAACGAGCTGGACCAGCAGAGAGTCTGGGTCCAGCAGAGCATCAAGAATGTCACTGACGACTCCAACAACAGCCC TATGGCATATATAAAACATGAAGACCTCTGTGGAGCTTTCAAAG GTGACACACTCCTTGCGATCCGTGCTCCCATTGGCACACAACTAGAGGTCCCCATACCAGAAGCT GTCCTCAACGGACAGAGGAAATACCAGATCCGTCTCAAGAGTGCATCTGGGCCCATTGAGGTTTTGCTGGTCAATAAGGACCCATCCAGTGCCTCTCCCGTTGTTTTGCCCGTCCCTCCTCCAGATGACATCCTTCAAAGCCTCCCAGCGACGACGCCTACCTCTCATCCGTCCACTGCTGCCTCCCAG GTCTCCAAAGCAGCAACGTCTACAAAACCTGGTCCTGCCACGACGTCAGCTCCAGCAGCCAACCAGACCGCCTCAGTGACAG aagtgacGAGCGCCACGCCACTCACCCCAATCACAGATACACCTGCTGCAGTTACCCAGCAACTACAGTCTTCGGCCTCGTTGGATGGGTCTGCGTCCTCATCTGCCTCTGCAGTATTTGAACCAATGAAGTCAAATCCCTCTGAAT TGCTGGACTTTCCCAAAGAGCTCTCTGAAATGTTTGATCCAACAAAAG AGATCATGAGTGGAGACCTTTTGGAGGACTTGATGTCATCGGAAG TGTTCTCGCCTCTCCTGCGTCTGTCCCCTCCACCCAGCGACCACGACTACATATACAACCTGGATGAGACAGAAGGCCTTTGTGACCTCTTTGACGTCCCCATTCTCAACCTCTGA